From Streptomyces fungicidicus, one genomic window encodes:
- a CDS encoding family 16 glycoside hydrolase gives MDARLYRRARRRLTVLLVGAFVAGGLWGSPVASARPDSAPRADVPPQEPGVTLRVFDVQVPLDTICTLKPGQTPNVDKLMPTIDWSSTDDFGGFGDNFVTQVTGNIHVPADGSYTFRLSSDDGSRLLIDDRLVIDHDGLHGAEPKDGAVELTEGMHALRVDHFERGGDQVLSLAWRPPGADGFETVPNAALSTDAGVVRVTAPGRKECEGITDSPGDGLPLNSVRPDHTLTDLRPDGFEPQITGMDWLPDGRLAVSTWGGTDNTAGEVYVLDEVTGSTGPEKVKATRIAEGLKEPMGLKVVDGTVFVSQKHELTELRDSDGDGVTDEYRTLATWPYGGNFHEFAFGLLYRDGYFYLNLSVAINYGGATTDPQPAACRGTTVKVNRKTGEVSYLAGGLRTPNGIGWGPGGDIFATDNQGGWLPSSKLVHIKQDRFFNHYTNPAGPFDAKPVTQPVLWLPQNEIANSPSTPLYLTKGRFKGQMLFGDVTYGGLQRAYLEKVKGQYQGAVFRFTQGLEAGVNRITMGPDGAIYAGGLGADGNWGQEGKLKYGLQKLSPNGGNTFDIQAMRVKKGGFELEYTQPLSRETADDLVSHYEAEQWRYTPTRDYGGPKIAEETLKVTSAELSRDRRKVTLAVEGLKPGRVVHVRSPRPFGSESGETLWSTEAWYTLNAMPGVQPEHGPLYEAEEAALTGAAGVNTDHRGYSGSGFVDRYGTQGATTTFDVRVDRTGTYDLGMRYSNGPNPFRGTKTLSLYVNGKKAGRTTFRDTGDWDTWSTQTESLRLRAGHNTVAYRYDEGDTGHVNLDLLTVLPHGSPVTLFDGDGLGQWQHTDGRPAQWPVSGGAMEVCCGDIRTKNGFDDFRLHLEYRLPKLPPDVTGQDRANSGVYLQDRYEIQILDSYGDTTPDTDEAGAIYLKKAPDVNAAKAPETWQSYDIVFRAARYDAEGNKTADARVTVVWNGRKVHDDVAIDGPTGGGAPEGPAAGAIRLQDHGNAVRYRNIRIEPLG, from the coding sequence ATGGACGCACGGCTGTACCGGCGTGCCCGAAGACGCCTGACAGTGCTGCTCGTCGGCGCGTTCGTCGCGGGCGGACTCTGGGGATCCCCCGTGGCATCGGCCCGGCCGGACTCCGCGCCGCGGGCCGATGTGCCGCCCCAGGAGCCCGGTGTCACCCTGCGCGTCTTCGACGTCCAGGTCCCGCTCGACACGATCTGCACGCTCAAGCCCGGACAGACCCCCAACGTCGACAAGCTGATGCCGACGATCGACTGGAGTTCGACCGACGACTTCGGCGGGTTCGGCGACAACTTCGTCACCCAGGTCACCGGCAACATCCATGTGCCGGCCGACGGTTCGTACACCTTCCGGCTGTCCAGCGACGACGGCTCGCGGCTGCTGATCGACGACCGGCTGGTCATCGACCACGACGGGCTGCACGGCGCCGAGCCCAAGGACGGAGCCGTCGAACTCACCGAGGGCATGCACGCGTTGCGTGTCGACCACTTCGAACGCGGCGGCGACCAGGTGCTCAGCCTCGCCTGGCGGCCGCCGGGCGCCGACGGATTCGAGACCGTGCCGAACGCTGCCCTGAGCACCGACGCCGGCGTGGTCCGGGTCACCGCCCCGGGCCGCAAGGAGTGCGAGGGCATCACCGACTCGCCCGGCGACGGCCTCCCGCTCAACTCGGTGCGCCCCGACCACACCCTCACCGACCTGCGCCCCGACGGCTTCGAACCGCAGATCACCGGGATGGACTGGCTGCCCGACGGCCGCCTGGCCGTGAGCACCTGGGGCGGCACCGACAACACCGCCGGCGAGGTATACGTCCTCGACGAGGTCACCGGCAGCACCGGCCCCGAGAAGGTGAAGGCCACGAGGATCGCCGAGGGTCTCAAGGAGCCGATGGGCCTCAAGGTCGTCGACGGCACCGTCTTCGTCTCCCAGAAGCACGAACTGACGGAACTGCGCGACAGCGATGGCGACGGCGTGACGGACGAGTACAGGACCCTCGCGACCTGGCCGTACGGCGGGAACTTCCACGAGTTCGCCTTCGGACTCCTGTACCGCGACGGCTACTTCTACCTGAACCTGTCCGTCGCCATCAACTACGGCGGAGCCACCACGGATCCGCAGCCCGCGGCCTGCCGCGGCACGACCGTCAAGGTCAACCGGAAGACCGGCGAGGTCAGTTACCTCGCCGGCGGCCTGCGCACCCCGAACGGCATCGGCTGGGGCCCCGGCGGCGACATCTTCGCGACGGACAACCAGGGCGGCTGGCTGCCCTCGTCGAAGCTGGTCCACATCAAGCAGGACCGCTTCTTCAACCACTACACCAACCCCGCCGGCCCCTTCGACGCGAAGCCGGTCACCCAGCCGGTGCTCTGGCTCCCGCAGAACGAGATCGCCAACTCGCCCAGCACACCCCTCTACCTGACCAAGGGCAGGTTCAAGGGGCAGATGCTCTTCGGTGACGTCACCTACGGCGGTCTCCAGCGCGCCTACCTGGAGAAGGTCAAGGGCCAGTACCAGGGCGCCGTCTTCCGCTTCACCCAGGGCCTCGAGGCCGGCGTCAACCGGATCACCATGGGCCCCGACGGAGCGATCTACGCGGGCGGTCTGGGCGCCGACGGCAACTGGGGCCAGGAGGGCAAGCTCAAGTACGGGCTGCAGAAGCTGTCCCCCAACGGCGGCAACACCTTCGACATCCAGGCCATGCGGGTGAAGAAGGGCGGCTTCGAGCTGGAGTACACCCAGCCGCTCTCCCGGGAGACCGCGGACGACCTGGTGAGCCACTACGAGGCCGAGCAGTGGCGCTACACCCCGACGCGCGACTACGGCGGCCCCAAGATCGCCGAGGAGACCCTGAAGGTGACCTCGGCGGAGCTGTCCCGCGACCGCAGGAAGGTGACCCTGGCGGTCGAGGGCCTGAAGCCGGGCCGCGTGGTGCACGTCCGCTCGCCGCGCCCGTTCGGCTCGGAGTCGGGCGAGACCCTGTGGAGCACGGAGGCCTGGTACACGCTCAACGCCATGCCCGGCGTACAGCCGGAACACGGCCCGCTGTACGAGGCCGAGGAGGCGGCCCTCACCGGCGCGGCCGGCGTCAACACCGACCACCGGGGCTACTCCGGCAGCGGCTTCGTCGACCGGTACGGCACCCAGGGCGCCACGACCACCTTCGACGTCCGGGTGGACCGGACCGGCACGTACGACCTGGGCATGCGCTACTCCAACGGCCCGAACCCCTTCCGGGGCACCAAGACCCTCTCCCTGTACGTCAACGGGAAGAAGGCGGGACGGACCACATTCCGTGACACCGGCGACTGGGACACCTGGTCGACACAGACCGAGTCCCTGAGGCTCCGCGCCGGGCACAACACCGTCGCCTACCGGTACGACGAGGGCGACACCGGTCACGTCAACCTGGACCTGCTCACCGTGCTCCCGCACGGCAGCCCGGTCACGCTGTTCGACGGCGACGGCCTCGGCCAGTGGCAGCACACCGACGGACGTCCGGCGCAGTGGCCGGTCAGCGGCGGGGCGATGGAGGTCTGCTGCGGGGACATCCGCACCAAGAACGGCTTCGACGACTTCAGGCTCCACCTGGAGTACCGGCTGCCGAAGCTGCCCCCGGACGTGACGGGCCAGGACCGCGCCAACAGCGGCGTCTACCTCCAGGACCGCTACGAGATCCAGATCCTGGACTCCTACGGCGACACCACCCCGGACACCGATGAGGCGGGAGCGATCTATCTGAAGAAGGCGCCCGACGTCAACGCGGCCAAGGCGCCCGAGACCTGGCAGTCGTACGACATCGTCTTCCGCGCGGCGCGCTACGACGCCGAGGGGAACAAGACGGCCGACGCGCGGGTCACCGT
- a CDS encoding S8 family peptidase — MTHQMRTVALKVTAAACAVSAAATAALLGAASAHAAEPAQGTVYGLNAADAVAGSYIVVLDEKTTSAGKKDLAREYGGELSRSYGSALDGFAADGLSATEARRLAADPAVGAVVANRTLHTTATQDDPPSWGLDRVDQEDTAGDGKYTYPDKGGEGVTAYVIDTGVRVTHKDFEGRASHGYDAVDDDDTADDGNGHGTHVAATIAGAAHGVAKKANVVAVRVLDDNGSGTTEQVVAGIDWVTENHEGPSVANMSLGGAADPALDAAVAKAVASGVTFAVAAGNESADAGGGSPARVPEALTVASSTEDDAQSDFSNYGSVVDLYAPGSDITSAWNDSDEGTKTISGTSMASPHVAGAAAVYLAGHPDAGPAAVASALTGAATADKIGNPGSGTPNKLLRVTE, encoded by the coding sequence ATGACGCATCAGATGCGAACCGTCGCGCTGAAGGTCACCGCCGCCGCCTGCGCCGTGTCGGCCGCGGCCACGGCGGCCCTGCTCGGGGCGGCGTCCGCCCATGCCGCCGAGCCCGCGCAGGGAACCGTGTACGGCCTGAACGCCGCGGACGCCGTCGCGGGCAGCTACATCGTCGTGCTCGACGAGAAGACGACCTCCGCCGGCAAGAAGGACCTGGCCCGGGAGTACGGCGGCGAGCTCAGCCGGTCCTACGGCTCGGCCCTCGACGGCTTCGCCGCCGACGGACTGTCCGCCACCGAGGCCCGGCGCCTGGCCGCCGACCCGGCCGTCGGCGCCGTCGTCGCCAACCGCACCCTGCACACCACCGCCACCCAGGACGACCCGCCCTCCTGGGGCCTCGACCGCGTCGACCAGGAGGACACCGCCGGCGACGGCAAGTACACCTACCCCGACAAGGGGGGCGAGGGCGTCACCGCCTACGTCATCGACACCGGCGTACGCGTCACGCACAAGGACTTCGAGGGACGGGCGAGCCACGGCTACGACGCCGTGGACGACGACGACACCGCGGACGACGGCAACGGCCACGGCACGCACGTCGCCGCCACCATCGCCGGCGCCGCGCACGGAGTCGCCAAGAAGGCGAACGTCGTGGCCGTCAGAGTCCTGGACGACAACGGCTCCGGCACCACCGAGCAGGTCGTCGCCGGCATCGACTGGGTCACCGAGAACCACGAGGGCCCCTCCGTGGCCAACATGAGCCTGGGCGGCGCCGCCGACCCCGCGCTCGACGCGGCGGTCGCCAAGGCCGTCGCCTCCGGGGTCACCTTCGCCGTCGCGGCCGGCAACGAGTCCGCCGACGCCGGAGGGGGCTCGCCCGCACGCGTACCGGAGGCCCTCACCGTCGCCTCCAGCACCGAGGACGACGCCCAGTCCGACTTCTCCAACTACGGCTCGGTCGTCGACCTGTACGCGCCCGGCTCCGACATCACCTCGGCCTGGAACGACAGCGACGAGGGCACCAAGACGATATCCGGCACCTCGATGGCCTCCCCCCACGTGGCGGGCGCGGCCGCCGTGTACCTGGCCGGCCACCCCGACGCCGGCCCGGCGGCCGTGGCGTCGGCGCTGACCGGCGCGGCCACCGCCGACAAGATCGGCAACCCCGGCAGCGGCACCCCGAACAAGCTGCTGAGGGTCACGGAGTAG
- a CDS encoding class I SAM-dependent methyltransferase yields the protein MRQKELWNADVARRYDTPGTGMFAPGVLGPTVERLARLAGGGAALEFAIGTGRVAVPLAGRGVRVTGIELSRPMVEQLRTKADESTIPVVIGDMATTVVPGEYGLVYLVYNTISNLLDQADQVECFRNAARHLGPGGRFVVELWVPELRKLPPGQTATVWRTEPGYIGLDTYDILRQHVVSHHFRFDDGTERAELFRSPHRYIWPAELDLMARLAGFELESRHADWDGAEFTADSPSHVSVYRLPSDS from the coding sequence ATGCGACAGAAGGAGCTCTGGAACGCGGACGTCGCCCGGCGCTATGACACGCCCGGAACGGGCATGTTCGCGCCCGGGGTGCTGGGACCGACGGTGGAGCGGCTGGCCCGGCTCGCGGGAGGGGGAGCGGCCCTCGAGTTCGCCATCGGCACGGGCCGGGTGGCCGTTCCGCTCGCCGGGCGCGGAGTACGGGTGACCGGGATCGAGCTGTCCCGGCCGATGGTGGAGCAACTGCGCACAAAGGCCGACGAATCGACGATCCCGGTGGTCATCGGGGACATGGCGACCACCGTCGTCCCCGGTGAGTACGGCCTCGTCTACCTCGTGTACAACACCATCTCCAACCTGCTCGACCAGGCCGACCAGGTCGAGTGCTTCCGCAACGCCGCCCGCCACCTCGGGCCCGGCGGCCGCTTCGTCGTCGAACTGTGGGTTCCCGAACTGCGCAAGCTCCCACCGGGGCAGACCGCCACGGTGTGGCGGACCGAGCCCGGTTACATCGGCCTGGACACGTACGACATCCTGCGTCAGCACGTCGTGTCGCACCACTTCCGCTTCGACGACGGCACCGAGCGGGCGGAACTGTTCCGCAGCCCGCACCGCTACATCTGGCCGGCCGAGCTCGACCTGATGGCCCGGCTGGCCGGCTTCGAGCTGGAGTCCCGGCACGCCGACTGGGACGGCGCCGAGTTCACCGCGGACTCGCCCTCCCATGTGTCCGTCTACCGGCTCCCGTCCGACTCCTAG
- a CDS encoding pyruvate carboxylase yields MFRKVLVANRGEIAIRAFRAGYELGARTVAVFPHEDRNSLHRLKADEAYEIGEPGHPVRAYLSVEEIVRAARRAGADAVYPGYGFLSENPELARACEEAGITFVGPGPEILELTGNKARAVAAAREAGVPVLGSSAPSTDVDELVRAADDVGFPVFVKAVAGGGGRGMRRVEDPAQLREAIEAASREAASAFGDPTVFLEKAVVEPRHIEVQILADGQGDVIHLFERDCSVQRRHQKVIELAPAPNLDPELRDRICADAVNFARQIGYHNAGTVEFLLDRDGNHVFIEMNPRIQVEHTVTEEVTDVDLVQAQLRIAAGETLAGLGLSQDTVTLRGAALQCRITTEDPANGFRPDTGRISAYRSPGGSGIRLDGGTTHAGTEISAHFDSMLVKLTCRGRDFSTAVGRARRAVAEFRIRGVATNIPFLQAVLDDPDFQAGQVTTSFIEQRPQLLTSRHSADRGTKLLTYLADVTVNKPHGERPQLIDPLTKLPPLPDGEPPAGSRQRLAELGPEGFARWLRASPAVGVTDTTFRDAHQSLLATRVRTKDLLAVAPVVARTLPGLLSLECWGGATYDVALRFLAEDPWERLAALREAVPNICLQMLLRGRNTVGYTPYPTEVTDAFVQEAAATGIDIFRIFDALNDVSQMRPAIEAVRETGTAVAEVALCYTADLSDPSERLYTLDYYLRLAERIVEAGAHVLAVKDMAGLLRAPAAATLVSALRREFGLPVHLHTHDTAGGQLATYLAAVQAGADAVDGAVASMAGTTSQPSLSALVAATDHSERSTGLDLQAVGDLEPYWESVRKVYAPFEAGLASPTGRVYHHEIPGGQLSNLRTQAIALGLGDRFEDIEAMYAAADRMLGRLVKVTPSSKVVGDLALHLVGAGVSPRDFEEEPNRFDIPDSVIGFLRGELGTPPGGWPEPFRSRALRGRAEPKPVQELTADDRAGLAKDRRPTLNRLLFPGPTREFETHRQSFGDTGVLDSKNFFYGLRPGKEYSVDLDPGVRLLIELQAVGDADERGMRTVMATLNGQLRPIQVRDRAAASDVPVTEKADRANPGHVAAPFAGVVTLAVAEGDEVEAGATVATIEAMKMEASITAPKSGTVTRLAINRIQQVEGGDLLAELG; encoded by the coding sequence ATGTTCCGCAAGGTGCTGGTCGCCAACCGCGGCGAGATCGCGATTCGGGCGTTCCGCGCGGGCTACGAACTGGGCGCCCGAACCGTCGCCGTCTTCCCGCACGAGGACCGCAACTCGCTGCACCGGCTGAAGGCCGACGAGGCGTACGAGATCGGCGAGCCGGGACATCCGGTGCGGGCCTACCTCTCCGTCGAGGAGATCGTCCGGGCCGCCCGCCGCGCCGGCGCCGACGCCGTCTACCCGGGCTACGGATTCCTGTCCGAGAACCCCGAGCTGGCCAGGGCGTGCGAGGAGGCCGGCATCACCTTCGTGGGACCCGGCCCGGAGATCCTCGAACTGACCGGCAACAAGGCGCGCGCCGTGGCCGCCGCCCGGGAGGCCGGCGTGCCGGTGCTCGGCTCCTCGGCCCCCTCCACCGACGTCGACGAACTCGTCCGCGCTGCGGACGACGTCGGCTTCCCCGTGTTCGTCAAGGCGGTCGCGGGCGGCGGCGGGCGCGGCATGCGCCGCGTCGAGGATCCCGCACAGCTGAGGGAGGCCATCGAGGCGGCCTCGCGGGAGGCGGCGTCCGCGTTCGGCGACCCCACGGTGTTCCTGGAGAAGGCCGTCGTCGAACCCCGGCACATCGAGGTGCAGATCCTCGCCGACGGCCAGGGCGACGTCATTCACCTGTTCGAGCGGGACTGTTCGGTGCAGCGCCGCCACCAGAAGGTGATCGAACTCGCGCCCGCGCCCAACCTCGACCCGGAGCTGCGCGACCGCATCTGCGCCGACGCCGTGAACTTCGCCCGGCAGATCGGCTACCACAACGCCGGCACGGTGGAGTTCCTCCTCGACCGGGACGGCAACCACGTCTTCATCGAGATGAACCCGCGCATCCAGGTCGAGCACACGGTCACCGAGGAGGTCACCGACGTCGACCTGGTGCAGGCGCAGCTGCGCATCGCGGCGGGCGAGACGCTCGCCGGCCTCGGTCTCTCGCAGGACACCGTCACCCTGCGGGGCGCCGCGCTGCAGTGCCGGATCACGACCGAGGACCCGGCCAACGGCTTCCGCCCGGACACCGGCCGGATCAGCGCCTACCGCTCACCCGGCGGCTCCGGCATCCGCCTGGACGGCGGCACCACCCACGCCGGGACCGAGATCAGCGCCCACTTCGACTCGATGCTGGTCAAACTGACCTGCCGTGGCCGGGACTTCAGCACCGCGGTGGGCCGCGCCCGGCGCGCGGTGGCCGAGTTCCGCATCCGCGGCGTCGCCACCAACATCCCCTTCCTGCAGGCGGTCCTGGACGACCCGGACTTCCAGGCCGGACAGGTCACCACGTCGTTCATCGAGCAGCGTCCGCAGCTTCTCACCTCGCGCCACTCCGCCGACCGCGGCACCAAACTGCTCACCTACCTCGCCGACGTCACCGTGAACAAGCCGCACGGCGAACGGCCCCAGCTGATCGACCCGTTGACCAAGCTGCCGCCGCTGCCCGACGGCGAGCCCCCGGCCGGCTCCCGGCAGCGGCTCGCCGAACTCGGCCCCGAGGGGTTCGCCCGATGGCTGCGCGCCTCGCCGGCCGTCGGTGTCACGGACACCACCTTCCGCGACGCCCACCAGTCGCTGCTCGCCACCCGCGTCCGCACCAAGGACCTGCTCGCCGTCGCCCCCGTGGTGGCGCGCACCCTGCCCGGGCTGCTCTCCCTGGAGTGCTGGGGCGGCGCCACCTACGACGTCGCCCTGCGCTTCCTCGCCGAGGACCCGTGGGAGCGGCTGGCCGCCCTGCGGGAGGCCGTGCCCAACATCTGCCTCCAGATGCTGCTGCGCGGCCGCAACACCGTCGGCTACACCCCGTACCCGACCGAGGTGACGGACGCCTTCGTCCAGGAGGCCGCGGCGACCGGAATCGACATCTTCCGCATCTTCGACGCGCTCAACGACGTCTCCCAGATGCGGCCGGCCATCGAGGCGGTACGCGAGACCGGCACGGCCGTCGCCGAGGTGGCCCTGTGCTACACCGCCGACCTGTCCGACCCGTCCGAGCGGCTCTACACCCTCGACTACTACCTGCGGCTCGCCGAGCGGATCGTCGAGGCCGGCGCCCATGTGCTGGCCGTCAAGGACATGGCCGGGCTGCTGCGGGCGCCCGCGGCGGCGACGCTGGTGTCGGCCCTGCGCCGGGAGTTCGGCCTGCCGGTCCACCTGCACACCCACGACACCGCCGGCGGTCAGCTCGCCACCTATCTCGCCGCGGTCCAGGCGGGCGCGGACGCGGTCGACGGGGCCGTGGCGTCCATGGCGGGCACCACCTCCCAGCCGTCGCTGTCGGCGCTCGTCGCCGCGACCGACCACTCGGAGCGCTCCACCGGCCTCGACCTCCAGGCCGTAGGCGACCTGGAGCCCTACTGGGAGAGCGTCCGCAAGGTCTACGCGCCCTTCGAGGCGGGCCTGGCCTCGCCGACCGGCCGTGTGTACCACCACGAGATCCCCGGCGGTCAGCTGTCCAACCTGCGCACCCAGGCGATCGCCCTCGGGCTCGGCGACCGCTTCGAGGACATCGAGGCGATGTACGCCGCCGCCGACCGGATGCTCGGCCGCCTGGTGAAGGTCACCCCGTCGTCGAAGGTGGTCGGCGACCTGGCCCTGCACCTGGTGGGCGCGGGTGTCTCCCCGCGGGACTTCGAGGAGGAGCCCAACCGGTTCGACATCCCGGACTCCGTCATCGGCTTCCTCCGCGGCGAGCTGGGCACCCCGCCCGGCGGCTGGCCCGAGCCGTTCCGCAGCAGGGCCCTGCGGGGCCGCGCCGAGCCCAAGCCCGTCCAGGAGCTGACCGCCGACGACCGCGCGGGCCTGGCGAAGGACCGCCGGCCGACCCTCAACCGGCTTCTCTTCCCCGGCCCCACGCGGGAGTTCGAGACGCACCGGCAGTCCTTCGGCGACACCGGCGTGCTGGACAGCAAGAACTTCTTCTACGGGCTGCGCCCGGGCAAGGAGTACAGCGTCGACCTCGACCCCGGTGTCCGGCTGCTGATCGAACTGCAGGCCGTGGGCGACGCCGACGAGCGGGGCATGCGGACCGTGATGGCCACGCTGAACGGGCAGTTGCGGCCCATCCAGGTCCGCGACCGGGCCGCGGCCTCCGACGTCCCGGTGACCGAGAAGGCCGACCGGGCCAACCCCGGCCATGTCGCGGCGCCGTTCGCCGGTGTGGTGACGCTGGCCGTCGCCGAGGGCGACGAGGTGGAGGCCGGCGCCACGGTGGCCACCATCGAGGCGATGAAGATGGAGGCCTCGATCACCGCCCCGAAGTCCGGCACGGTCACCCGGCTGGCGATCAACCGGATCCAGCAGGTGGAGGGCGGCGACCTGCTCGCCGAACTCGGCTGA
- a CDS encoding nuclear transport factor 2 family protein, with product MTIQTTRLSDPAVRAFVTAVNAHDRAAFLALLAPGATMADDGSDRDLDEWIDREIFSSHGHLEVDNESGGGRRLLARYSNDTWGEMRTRWSFTVDDDGRISRFETGQA from the coding sequence ATGACGATTCAGACCACCCGCCTCAGCGATCCCGCCGTCCGCGCCTTCGTCACGGCCGTCAACGCCCACGACCGCGCGGCGTTCCTGGCGCTGCTGGCGCCCGGCGCCACCATGGCGGACGACGGTTCCGACCGTGACCTGGACGAGTGGATCGACCGGGAGATCTTCTCCTCCCACGGTCACCTGGAGGTCGACAACGAGTCCGGCGGCGGCCGCCGTCTCCTCGCCCGCTACAGCAACGACACCTGGGGCGAGATGCGCACCCGCTGGTCCTTCACCGTCGACGACGACGGCCGCATCTCCCGCTTCGAGACGGGCCAGGCCTGA
- a CDS encoding SAM-dependent methyltransferase, which produces MTDPAAAPGSAQQKIDTSVPHSARIWNYWLGGKDNYPVDEEAGDAYTGVFPGIVTIARSSRAFLRRNIGYLAGEQGIRQFLDIGTGLPTADNTHQVAQRIAPDSRIVYVDNDPMVLAHARALLYSTPEGATAYVDANVLEPERILEAARETLDLERPTALILSNILGHVADYDRARSIVSTLMAALPSGSYLSVNDGSRGIDPVFERAQDGYNESGAVPYNLRTVEEITAFFDGLELVDPGVVSVQLWRPDTTSPAPETIAEHGGLARKP; this is translated from the coding sequence ATGACCGACCCTGCCGCGGCGCCCGGATCAGCGCAACAGAAGATCGACACCTCGGTGCCGCACTCGGCCCGCATCTGGAACTACTGGCTGGGAGGGAAGGACAACTACCCGGTCGACGAGGAGGCAGGCGACGCCTACACCGGCGTCTTCCCCGGCATCGTCACCATCGCCCGCAGCAGCCGGGCCTTCCTGCGGCGCAACATCGGCTATCTCGCGGGTGAGCAGGGCATACGCCAGTTCCTGGACATCGGGACCGGCCTGCCCACGGCCGACAACACCCACCAGGTCGCCCAGCGGATCGCCCCGGACTCCCGGATCGTCTACGTCGACAACGACCCGATGGTCCTGGCCCATGCCCGCGCGCTGCTCTACTCCACCCCGGAGGGGGCGACGGCGTACGTCGACGCGAACGTCCTGGAGCCGGAGCGCATCCTGGAAGCCGCGCGGGAGACGCTGGACCTCGAGCGCCCCACCGCCCTCATCCTCAGCAACATCCTGGGCCACGTCGCGGACTACGACCGGGCGCGCTCCATCGTCAGCACGCTGATGGCCGCCCTGCCGTCCGGCAGCTACCTCTCCGTCAACGACGGCTCGCGCGGCATCGACCCGGTCTTCGAGCGGGCCCAGGACGGCTACAACGAGAGCGGCGCCGTCCCCTACAACCTGCGGACCGTCGAGGAGATCACGGCGTTCTTCGACGGGCTGGAACTCGTCGACCCCGGCGTCGTCTCGGTACAGCTGTGGCGTCCCGACACCACCTCGCCCGCGCCGGAGACGATCGCCGAGCACGGCGGCCTGGCCCGCAAGCCCTGA
- a CDS encoding DoxX family protein, whose amino-acid sequence MTCDDRRDLGLLLLRLGTGGVLAAHGAQKLFGWFGGGGIEGTGQFMESIGYTPGRTSATAAGLAEAGGGLLLALGLATPAAGAAAAGAMAGASAVHAPNGFFNQEGGFEYAASLGLTAAGLAVTGPGRLSLDHALGHAVNRGWMIPVAFAATAAATVVTVGARSRRLRRAREGRQEALFEE is encoded by the coding sequence GTGACCTGTGACGACCGACGTGATCTGGGACTGCTGCTGCTCCGGCTGGGAACGGGAGGGGTGCTCGCGGCGCACGGCGCGCAGAAGCTGTTCGGCTGGTTCGGCGGTGGCGGCATCGAGGGCACCGGCCAGTTCATGGAATCCATCGGCTACACGCCCGGCAGGACCAGCGCCACGGCGGCGGGCCTCGCCGAGGCCGGCGGGGGCCTGCTGCTCGCCCTCGGCCTCGCCACCCCGGCGGCGGGCGCCGCGGCGGCCGGCGCGATGGCGGGCGCGTCCGCCGTGCACGCGCCCAACGGCTTCTTCAACCAGGAGGGCGGCTTCGAGTACGCCGCGTCCCTGGGCCTGACGGCCGCCGGGCTCGCCGTCACGGGTCCCGGACGGCTCTCCCTTGACCACGCGCTCGGCCACGCGGTCAACCGCGGCTGGATGATCCCGGTGGCGTTCGCGGCGACCGCGGCGGCCACGGTGGTGACCGTGGGGGCGCGCAGCCGCCGGCTGCGCAGGGCCAGGGAGGGCCGGCAGGAGGCGCTGTTCGAGGAGTGA